Proteins from a genomic interval of Rosa chinensis cultivar Old Blush chromosome 2, RchiOBHm-V2, whole genome shotgun sequence:
- the LOC112190622 gene encoding probable disease resistance protein RXW24L isoform X2 produces MINPLEKLFEELCNAFKDLIKKNIKFKGKLKGIEAKLEALKPVIQDMLQSNEVLDRSSNELKGLTEVIESGIELIVKCSKSRVWELFKKYKYANKLIEWEESLGSKFDILKVQTSRDVKDIAREVKETGVVVQDTAREVKETAVVVQDTEREVKETGVVVQDTAREVKGTGVVLQDTAREVKEIAATLKNVEASVENILIVIQNQPGESKAWMTTEVPELPGNTVGLDTHVKELNMKLVKDGGSMLVITAPGGSGKTTLAKMLYHDDQVKDKFTKKIFITVSKKSNYIVVKKLCQELGSQESEVPNEDNAFSWLKEFLKETAQEPLLLLLDDVWSESKSLLEKLNELCVQ; encoded by the exons ATGATCAATCCACTGGAGAAACTTTTCGAGGAGCTCTGCAATGCCTTTAAAGACCTCATCAAGAAGAATATTAAATTTAAAGGCAAACTCAAAGGCATCGAAGCAAAGCTAGAAGCTCTAAAGCCGGTGATCCAAGATATGCTGCAGAGTAATGAGGTATTAGATCGCTCAAGTAACGAACTAAAAGGTTTAACAGAAGTTATCGAGTCTGGCATCGAGCTCATTGTCAAGTGCTCAAAGTCTCGGGTGTGGGAGCTCTTCAAGAAGTACAAATACGCCAACAAACTTATTGAATGGGAGGAAAGTCTAGGAAGTAAGTTTGATATACTGAAAGTGCAGACCAGCAGGGATGTGAAGGACATTGCAAGAGAGGTGAAGGAGACTGGAGTGGTTGTGCAGGACACCGCAAGAGAGGTGAAGGAGACTGCAGTGGTTGTGCAGGACACCGAAAGAGAGGTGAAGGAGACTGGAGTGGTTGTGCAGGACACTGCAAGAGAGGTGAAGGGGACTGGAGTGGTTCTGCAGGACACCGCAAGAGAGGTGAAGGAGATTGCAGCTACATTGAAGAATGTGGAGGCTTCGGTAGAGAATATACTAATTGTGATACAAAATCAACCTGGGGAATCTAAAGCTTGGATGACTACTGAAGTACCTGAACTTCCAGGTAATACAGTAGGATTGGACACGCATGTGAAGGAATTGAACATGAAGCTTGTCAAGGATGGGGGGTCAATGCTTGTAATAACAGCTCCTGGAGGGTCTGGCAAAACCACTTTGGCTAAAATGTTATATCATGATGATCAAGTCAAAG ATAAATTCACCAAGAAAATCTTTATTACTGTTTCAAAAAAGTCCAACTACATTGTTGTGAAAAAACTATGTCAAGAATTGGGATCCCAGGAATCTGAAGTACCAAATGAAGACAATGCATTCAGCTGGCTGAAGGAATTTCTGAAGGAAACTGCACAAGAGCCTTTGCTTCTCCTCCTGGATGATGTTTGGTCTGAATCAAAGTCCCTTCTTGAGAAGTTAAATGAACTATGTGTACAATGA
- the LOC112190622 gene encoding uncharacterized protein LOC112190622 isoform X1 → MINPLEKLFEELCNAFKDLIKKNIKFKGKLKGIEAKLEALKPVIQDMLQSNEVLDRSSNELKGLTEVIESGIELIVKCSKSRVWELFKKYKYANKLIEWEESLGSKFDILKVQTSRDVKDIAREVKETGVVVQDTAREVKETAVVVQDTEREVKETGVVVQDTAREVKGTGVVLQDTAREVKEIAATLKNVEASVENILIVIQNQPGESKAWMTTEVPELPGNTVGLDTHVKELNMKLVKDGGSMLVITAPGGSGKTTLAKMLYHDDQVKDGAFSTKWHDMELPVAEVLVLNFQTKNYALPQFVEKMVKLKVLVVTNYGIVPSELTNFEILCASSYLKRMKLERISIPSIAKHPMQLNGLQKISLFMV, encoded by the exons ATGATCAATCCACTGGAGAAACTTTTCGAGGAGCTCTGCAATGCCTTTAAAGACCTCATCAAGAAGAATATTAAATTTAAAGGCAAACTCAAAGGCATCGAAGCAAAGCTAGAAGCTCTAAAGCCGGTGATCCAAGATATGCTGCAGAGTAATGAGGTATTAGATCGCTCAAGTAACGAACTAAAAGGTTTAACAGAAGTTATCGAGTCTGGCATCGAGCTCATTGTCAAGTGCTCAAAGTCTCGGGTGTGGGAGCTCTTCAAGAAGTACAAATACGCCAACAAACTTATTGAATGGGAGGAAAGTCTAGGAAGTAAGTTTGATATACTGAAAGTGCAGACCAGCAGGGATGTGAAGGACATTGCAAGAGAGGTGAAGGAGACTGGAGTGGTTGTGCAGGACACCGCAAGAGAGGTGAAGGAGACTGCAGTGGTTGTGCAGGACACCGAAAGAGAGGTGAAGGAGACTGGAGTGGTTGTGCAGGACACTGCAAGAGAGGTGAAGGGGACTGGAGTGGTTCTGCAGGACACCGCAAGAGAGGTGAAGGAGATTGCAGCTACATTGAAGAATGTGGAGGCTTCGGTAGAGAATATACTAATTGTGATACAAAATCAACCTGGGGAATCTAAAGCTTGGATGACTACTGAAGTACCTGAACTTCCAGGTAATACAGTAGGATTGGACACGCATGTGAAGGAATTGAACATGAAGCTTGTCAAGGATGGGGGGTCAATGCTTGTAATAACAGCTCCTGGAGGGTCTGGCAAAACCACTTTGGCTAAAATGTTATATCATGATGATCAAGTCAAAG ATGGAGCGTTTTCAACAAAATGGCACGATATGGAACTACCAGTAGCTGAGGTTCTAGTCTTGAATTTTCAGACCAAGAACTATGCATTACCCCAATTTGTGGAGAAAATGGTTAAGTTGAAGGTACTGGTAGTCACAAATTATGGTATTGTGCCTTCAGAATTAACGAATTTCGAAATACTGTGTGCATCATCATATTTGAAGAGAATGAAATTGGAACGCATCTCAATTCCATCCATAGCCAAGCACCCCATGCAATTGAATGGTCTCCAGAAGATTTCTTTATTCATGGTGTAA
- the LOC121048777 gene encoding probable disease resistance protein At5g66900 isoform X1 produces MANPADVFAGAAGGLLFNGLYDGIKEVATKHAMFKDVLESVKTTLESLKKVVEDIAQLNEDLDRPKEEIDSLKTRLEEGKELVAKCLKVRKWRVDEKYKYSKKLLGYDDRLKKQLERLEVYAIRDGMETLTTVKRTEKTVSQIEWSSSSIKERVEQIETNTANLPMAVSRVEAMCLNIQAEMKQTQKEAKPEAWYAVPELPTLTVGLDGPLNELKMKLLNNGVSMVVLTAPGGCGKTTLATKFCQDKQVQEKFKNNIFFITVSETPDFYLIVQRLYRSKGNPAPTFKDDENALKLLRKFLKEEGQNPLLLVLDDVWSGSDSLLEKFEFKMQDYKVLVTSRSEFRRFDSYALQSLDFDNAMKLFHHAASLGEKSLDIPPDISRKVVEGCKGFPLAITVAGKSLCGQPIEIWQERLIKWSKHSSILDSETELLLCLKTSLDVLNKERSMVKECFLDLGSFPEDQRIPVAALIDIWTESYSSLDQDILCVANLHQITNRSLANLVVTRKDKPQGDGYYSEHFVTQHDLLRELAIYETRQEDPGHRERLIINISEDNFPKWWSEQKYPRMKARLLSISTDGSFSTKWHDMELPESEVLVLNFHTKNYPLPQFVEKMVKLKVLVVTNYGIVPSELTNFEILCTSSKLKRMRLERISIPSIAKHPMQLNSLQKISLFMCNIGQAFSNGSIQFSNAWPNLVEVNIDYCNDLVALPADTSDLIHLKKLSITNCHKLLALPEDIGKLAKLELLRLRSCTDLAKLPGSTGNLKKLKSLDISYCFSIKELPEDFGELSCLRELNMRDCSRLQELPLSVSNLEYLKVIGDDDTQSLWQPFLPIEGTHIVVAKENINLNWLPKFQF; encoded by the exons ATGGCCAATCCAGCTGATGTTTTCGCCGGGGCTGCTGGAGGATTACTATTCAATGGGCTCTACGATGGCATTAAGGAGGTGGCCACCAAGCATGCGATGTTCAAAGACGTCCTCGAAAGCGTCAAAACCACACTCGAATCTTTGAAGAAAGTGGTTGAAGACATAGCACAACTGAACGAGGATCTGGATCGCCCCAAGGAAGAAATAGATAGTCTCAAAACCCGACTAGAGGAGGGCAAAGAGCTCGTTGCCAAGTGCCTCAAGGTTCGTAAGTGGAGGGTGGACGAGAAGTACAAGTACTCCAAGAAACTTCTTGGATATGATGACAGGCTCAAAAAACAGTTAGAGAGACTCGAAGTTTATGCAATAAGAGATGGGATGGAGACCTTGACAACGGTAAAGAGAACAGAGAAGACTGTGAGCCAAATTGAATGGAGCAGTTCCAGTATAAAGGAGAGAGTTGAGCAAATTGAGACCAACACTGCAAATCTACCGATGGCGGTGAGCCGAGTGGAAGCGATGTGTTTGAATATACAGGCTGAGATGAAGCAGACACAAAAGGAAGCTAAACCTGAAGCTTGGTATGcagtacctgaacttccaaCTCTTACAGTTGGATTGGATGGGCCTTTGAACGAACTGAAGATGAAGTTGTTAAACAATGGAGTGTCAATGGTTGTGCTGACCGCTCCCGGAGGATGTGGAAAAACCACTTTGGCAACAAAGTTCTGTCAAGATAAGCAAGTCCAAG aaaaattcaagaacaaTATTTTCTTTATCACTGTTTCCGAAACGCCAGACTTCTACCTTATTGTACAAAGGCTATACCGAAGCAAGGGTAACCCGGCACCTACTTTTAAAGATGATGAAAATGCACTCAAGTTGCTGCGAAAATTTCTGAAGGAAGAAGGACAGAACCCTTTACTGTTGGTCTTGGATGATGTTTGGTCTGGGTCAGACTCCTTACTTGAGAAGTTTGAATTCAAAATGCAGGATTACAAAGTTTTAGTGACATCAAGATCTGAATTTCGAAGATTTGACTCTTATGCATTGCAGTCATTGGATTTTGACAATGCAATGAAACTCTTTCATCATGCAGCATCCTTGGGAGAAAAAAGTTTGGATATTCCACCAGATATTTCAAGAAAG GTAGTAGAGGGCTGTAAGGGATTTCCACTTGCTATAACAGTGGCTGGAAAATCACTTTGCGGACAGCCTATAGAGATTTGGCAGGAAAGACTCATTAAATGGTCCAAACATTCTTCGATTCTTGATTCCGAGACTGAATTGCTTCTTTGCCTCAAAACCAGTTTAGATGTCTTGAATAAGGAAAGGAGTATGGTCAAAGAATGTTTCTTAGACCTAGGTTCATTTCCTGAAGATCAAAGGATCCCTGTTGCTGCCCTCATTGATATCTGGACAGAGTCTTACAGTTCACTGGATCAAGACATTTTGTGTGTTGCAAACCTCCACCAGATCACCAACCGAAGTCTAGCTAATCTTGTAGTCACAAG GAAGGAcaagccgcagggggatggatACTACAGTGAGCATTTTGTTACCCAGCATGATCTGCTTAGAGAGCTGGCTATCTATGAGACAAGACAAGAGGACCCCGGACATAGAGAAAGACTAATTATAAACATATCTGAAGACAATTTTCCCAAGTGGTGGAGCGAACAGAAGTATCCACGCATGAAGGCTCGCCTGTTATCTATTTCAACTG ATGGATCGTTTTCAACAAAATGGCACGACATGGAACTACCAGAATCTGAGGTTCTAGTCTTGAATTTTCATACCAAGAACTATCCATTACCCCAATTTGTGGAGAAAATGGTTAAGTTGAAGGTACTGGTAGTCACAAATTATGGTATTGTACCTTCAGAATTAACAAATTTTGAAATACTGTGTACGTCATCAAAGTTGAAGCGAATGAGATTAGAACGCATCTCAATTCCATCGATAGCCAAGCACCCCATGCAGTTGAATAGTCTCCAGAAGATTTCTTTATTCATGTGTAATATTGGTCAAGCTTTCAGCAATGGGTCAATCCAATTTTCAAATGCATGGCCAAATCTAGTGGAAGTGAACATTGACTATTGCAATGATTTGGTGGCATTGCCTGCTGACACCAGTGATTTGATTCATCTAAAGAAGCTTAGCATCACCAACTGTCATAAGCTACTTGCCTTGCCTGAAGATATTGGAAAGCTGGCCAAATTAGAATTGTTGAGGCTAAGGTCTTGTACAGACTTAGCAAAGTTGCCGGGTTCGACTGGGAACCTCAAGAAGCTAAAATCTCTCGATATATCTTACTGCTTCAGCATTAAGGAGTTGCCTGAAGACTTTGGTGAATTGAGCTGCTTAAGAGAGCTTAACATGAGAGACTGCTCAAGATTGCAAGAGCTGCCTCTATCAGTTTCAAATCTGGAGTATTTGAAAGTGATAGGTGATGATGATACACAAAGTTTATGGCAACCCTTCTTACCTATCGAAGGCACACACATAGTGGTGGCCAAGGAGAATATCAACCTAAATTGGCTCCCCAAGTTTCAGTTTTGA
- the LOC121048777 gene encoding probable disease resistance protein At5g66900 isoform X2 encodes MANPADVFAGAAGGLLFNGLYDGIKEVATKHAMFKDVLESVKTTLESLKKVVEDIAQLNEDLDRPKEEIDSLKTRLEEGKELVAKCLKVRKWRVDEKYKYSKKLLGYDDRLKKQLERLEVYAIRDGMETLTTVKRTEKTVSQIEWSSSSIKERVEQIETNTANLPMAVSRVEAMCLNIQAEMKQTQKEAKPEAWYAVPELPTLTVGLDGPLNELKMKLLNNGVSMVVLTAPGGCGKTTLATKFCQDKQVQDCMYVFWTEKFKNNIFFITVSETPDFYLIVQRLYRSKGNPAPTFKDDENALKLLRKFLKEEGQNPLLLVLDDVWSGSDSLLEKFEFKMQDYKVLVTSRSEFRRFDSYALQSLDFDNAMKLFHHAASLGEKSLDIPPDISRKVVEGCKGFPLAITVAGKSLCGQPIEIWQERLIKWSKHSSILDSETELLLCLKTSLDVLNKERSMVKECFLDLGSFPEDQRIPVAALIDIWTESYSSLDQDILCVANLHQITNRSLANLVVTRKDKPQGDGYYSEHFVTQHDLLRELAIYETRQEDPGHRERLIINISEDNFPKWWSEQKYPRMKARLLSISTDGSFSTKWHDMELPESEVLVLNFHTKNYPLPQFVEKMVKLKVLVVTNYGIVPSELTNFEILCTSSKLKRMRLERISIPSIAKHPMQLNSLQKISLFMCNIGQAFSNGSIQFSNAWPNLVEVNIDYCNDLVALPADTSDLIHLKKLSITNCHKLLALPEDIGKLAKLELLRLRSCTDLAKLPGSTGNLKKLKSLDISYCFSIKELPEDFGELSCLRELNMRDCSRLQELPLSVSNLEYLKVIGDDDTQSLWQPFLPIEGTHIVVAKENINLNWLPKFQF; translated from the exons ATGGCCAATCCAGCTGATGTTTTCGCCGGGGCTGCTGGAGGATTACTATTCAATGGGCTCTACGATGGCATTAAGGAGGTGGCCACCAAGCATGCGATGTTCAAAGACGTCCTCGAAAGCGTCAAAACCACACTCGAATCTTTGAAGAAAGTGGTTGAAGACATAGCACAACTGAACGAGGATCTGGATCGCCCCAAGGAAGAAATAGATAGTCTCAAAACCCGACTAGAGGAGGGCAAAGAGCTCGTTGCCAAGTGCCTCAAGGTTCGTAAGTGGAGGGTGGACGAGAAGTACAAGTACTCCAAGAAACTTCTTGGATATGATGACAGGCTCAAAAAACAGTTAGAGAGACTCGAAGTTTATGCAATAAGAGATGGGATGGAGACCTTGACAACGGTAAAGAGAACAGAGAAGACTGTGAGCCAAATTGAATGGAGCAGTTCCAGTATAAAGGAGAGAGTTGAGCAAATTGAGACCAACACTGCAAATCTACCGATGGCGGTGAGCCGAGTGGAAGCGATGTGTTTGAATATACAGGCTGAGATGAAGCAGACACAAAAGGAAGCTAAACCTGAAGCTTGGTATGcagtacctgaacttccaaCTCTTACAGTTGGATTGGATGGGCCTTTGAACGAACTGAAGATGAAGTTGTTAAACAATGGAGTGTCAATGGTTGTGCTGACCGCTCCCGGAGGATGTGGAAAAACCACTTTGGCAACAAAGTTCTGTCAAGATAAGCAAGTCCAAG ATTGCATGTATGTATTTTGGacagaaaaattcaagaacaaTATTTTCTTTATCACTGTTTCCGAAACGCCAGACTTCTACCTTATTGTACAAAGGCTATACCGAAGCAAGGGTAACCCGGCACCTACTTTTAAAGATGATGAAAATGCACTCAAGTTGCTGCGAAAATTTCTGAAGGAAGAAGGACAGAACCCTTTACTGTTGGTCTTGGATGATGTTTGGTCTGGGTCAGACTCCTTACTTGAGAAGTTTGAATTCAAAATGCAGGATTACAAAGTTTTAGTGACATCAAGATCTGAATTTCGAAGATTTGACTCTTATGCATTGCAGTCATTGGATTTTGACAATGCAATGAAACTCTTTCATCATGCAGCATCCTTGGGAGAAAAAAGTTTGGATATTCCACCAGATATTTCAAGAAAG GTAGTAGAGGGCTGTAAGGGATTTCCACTTGCTATAACAGTGGCTGGAAAATCACTTTGCGGACAGCCTATAGAGATTTGGCAGGAAAGACTCATTAAATGGTCCAAACATTCTTCGATTCTTGATTCCGAGACTGAATTGCTTCTTTGCCTCAAAACCAGTTTAGATGTCTTGAATAAGGAAAGGAGTATGGTCAAAGAATGTTTCTTAGACCTAGGTTCATTTCCTGAAGATCAAAGGATCCCTGTTGCTGCCCTCATTGATATCTGGACAGAGTCTTACAGTTCACTGGATCAAGACATTTTGTGTGTTGCAAACCTCCACCAGATCACCAACCGAAGTCTAGCTAATCTTGTAGTCACAAG GAAGGAcaagccgcagggggatggatACTACAGTGAGCATTTTGTTACCCAGCATGATCTGCTTAGAGAGCTGGCTATCTATGAGACAAGACAAGAGGACCCCGGACATAGAGAAAGACTAATTATAAACATATCTGAAGACAATTTTCCCAAGTGGTGGAGCGAACAGAAGTATCCACGCATGAAGGCTCGCCTGTTATCTATTTCAACTG ATGGATCGTTTTCAACAAAATGGCACGACATGGAACTACCAGAATCTGAGGTTCTAGTCTTGAATTTTCATACCAAGAACTATCCATTACCCCAATTTGTGGAGAAAATGGTTAAGTTGAAGGTACTGGTAGTCACAAATTATGGTATTGTACCTTCAGAATTAACAAATTTTGAAATACTGTGTACGTCATCAAAGTTGAAGCGAATGAGATTAGAACGCATCTCAATTCCATCGATAGCCAAGCACCCCATGCAGTTGAATAGTCTCCAGAAGATTTCTTTATTCATGTGTAATATTGGTCAAGCTTTCAGCAATGGGTCAATCCAATTTTCAAATGCATGGCCAAATCTAGTGGAAGTGAACATTGACTATTGCAATGATTTGGTGGCATTGCCTGCTGACACCAGTGATTTGATTCATCTAAAGAAGCTTAGCATCACCAACTGTCATAAGCTACTTGCCTTGCCTGAAGATATTGGAAAGCTGGCCAAATTAGAATTGTTGAGGCTAAGGTCTTGTACAGACTTAGCAAAGTTGCCGGGTTCGACTGGGAACCTCAAGAAGCTAAAATCTCTCGATATATCTTACTGCTTCAGCATTAAGGAGTTGCCTGAAGACTTTGGTGAATTGAGCTGCTTAAGAGAGCTTAACATGAGAGACTGCTCAAGATTGCAAGAGCTGCCTCTATCAGTTTCAAATCTGGAGTATTTGAAAGTGATAGGTGATGATGATACACAAAGTTTATGGCAACCCTTCTTACCTATCGAAGGCACACACATAGTGGTGGCCAAGGAGAATATCAACCTAAATTGGCTCCCCAAGTTTCAGTTTTGA